GGATGTTGACTCAGGGACCATCGATGAGGAAGCTATTTTGAAAGCCGATTATGTCATTCATTTAGCGGGAGAAAATATTGGCGCAAAGCGATGGACAGCAAGTAGGAAAAAAGCCGTATTGGATAGTAGAGTAAAATCTATAAAGTTATTGTATACCTGTTTGAAATTGAATAATAAAAAATTAGATGGTTTCATTTCAGCATCTGGTGTTGGTATTTATGGCGCAATTACTGATGAGCAACTTTGTGATGAAACTACGTCTCCTGCCCATGATTTTTTAGGAACGGTCTGTCAAGAATGGGAATCGGCTACTATTCCTATTCATGATTTAGGTATCAGAACAGTTCAAATTCGTACAGGATTGGTTTTAGGTAAAGAGGATGGCGTATTAAAACAACTGGCTCCTTTGTTCCGATACAAATTAGGGAGCGTTATCGGTACTGGAAAACAGTACATGCCTTGGATTCACATAGATGATTTGTGTCAGATTTATTTGAAAGCCATTTTAGATTCAACAATGCAAGGGCCATTCAATGCTGCGGTAAATGATAAAACAACGAACACCATTTTCTCTGAATCTTTAGCTAAAGTATTTGGCTATTCGATTTGGTTGCCAAAAGTTCCTGCTTTTGTATTGCAATTAGTTTTAGGCGAAATGGCACAATTGGTTTTGAAAGGGAGGAGAGTTTCCTCTG
This sequence is a window from Flavobacterium ammoniigenes. Protein-coding genes within it:
- a CDS encoding TIGR01777 family oxidoreductase is translated as MKKNVLLTGGTGFIGKILTELLIANGFSVSILSRSVKQNHTDISYFQWDVDSGTIDEEAILKADYVIHLAGENIGAKRWTASRKKAVLDSRVKSIKLLYTCLKLNNKKLDGFISASGVGIYGAITDEQLCDETTSPAHDFLGTVCQEWESATIPIHDLGIRTVQIRTGLVLGKEDGVLKQLAPLFRYKLGSVIGTGKQYMPWIHIDDLCQIYLKAILDSTMQGPFNAAVNDKTTNTIFSESLAKVFGYSIWLPKVPAFVLQLVLGEMAQLVLKGRRVSSDKIEKTGFQFQYTDLEKALRNCL